The DNA segment CATCGAGAGAGAGTAGGGTAGGACTCAGCTGCAGTGCTGCTCCCCACAGCTGCACAGCCTGCAAGCAACGTGCTTtagtgaggtatcagagaaaaccAGCCAGCCTTGGAACCCTACTCCAGAATGAgctagcaccttcaggagagggagggagggagagggagggggggccgTGGGGGAGGTGAGAAGGGCAGGCAGGTGAGGCAGTAATGAGCGTTACTACGCTGCAGAATCGAGACAGACATGGACCTGCGTGCTACCCAGCCTGATTGTCAGTGTCAGCTGCATCCAAAATGAAGTTACGATGTCTCCAAATGGACCGGAggaaccggggtgggggggtggggggggggagagctacGGCTGAGCAGTGCCTAGTGGTGGGCTAAGAGAGGGTTTTATTTTTAACCTTCGAGGAGGCCATGCTTCCACCCTATCAGCTGTGGGAGTGACAGGCCAGAAACAAGGGATTACATAATTACGGCAGAAGGAGGGAAACTTACACAATGGCACTCTTGTGGTGTTAGAATCAAGGATAATAaggaaaaggaagagaatagtttAGATTTGCTGGCCGCTCATGTTTTTTCCAGAGTACAAGGTTGTTTACAGCACCGTTGCAATTATCCTCAGACAAAGCAGCACTAGTTCTCTCCTCTAGTGAGCATTCATCCATTATTCAATCGATTGATGCTTGTGTTGTAATGACACTGACTGGAATCTCTCCAGCTCCCAAATAACAAACTCCTATTCTTTCCCATCAATTAAGCAACTCCTACTTAGCAACAATATGATCAACTTACAGAAAATCTTGCTGGCCCCCGTTTCCAATTGACATCAAGATGAGATTCAATCTggaagagggaaggggaggaattgGATCTAGGCGGAAAACAaagagaacttgcattgatatagcaccttgttacctcctcagggCTCCACATCCAGTGAGTTACTTTTTGAATCGCaccgttgttatgtaggcaaacgtagcAGCCAGTTTTGTACACAGcacgatctcacaaacagcaagtggGGTGAATTATTATttgctgtgatgtggagatgccggtgatggactggggttgacaattgtaaacaattttacaacaccaagttatagtccagcaattttatttgaaattcacaagctttcggaggcttcctccttcctcaggtgaatgttgttggaaaaaaaaagaaagttttttttccaacaacgttcacctgaggaaggaggaagcctccgaaagcttgtgaatttaaaataaaattgctggactataacttggtgttgtaaaattatttacaattatTATTTGCTGGCAGCCTTTCCCAATCCCCATCCCAATCACTGCCTCAGGCTGATCCAGACTGCTCGCTACCACGGCCTCCCATTCGACCCCCgagctgaacttccgaccccacAGTGCCCGATATGTTCACTGGGCGAAGAACTCCATAACATCCCATTCCCCCCTGACCTCCCATGCATCACGTTTGATGAAGAGAggtgtaataagaacataagaaattggagcaggagtaggccaatcggcccctcgagcctgctccgccattcaataagatcatggctgatctgatcccaaccacaaatctaaagaacacaagaagtcggagcaggacccggccacatagcccctgggccctctccgccacccacagggcattgaccgatccgaactcagcttcatgtccaatttcctgcccgctccccataacccctaattccctttacttctaggaaactgtctatttctgttttaaatttatttaatgatgtagcttccacagcttcctggggcagcaaattccacagacctaccaccctctgagtgaagaagtttctcctcatctcagttttgaaggagcagccccttattctaagattatgccccctagttctagtttcacccaaccttgggaacatccttactgcatccacccgatcaagccccttcacaatcttatatgtttcaataagatcgcctctcattcttctgaactccaatgagtagagtcccaatctactcaacctctcctcatatgtccaccccctcatccccgggattaaccgagtgaaccttctttgtactgcctcgagagcaagtatgtcttttcttaagtatggagaccaaaactgtatgcagtattccaggtgcggtctcaccaataccttatataactgcagcaatacctccctgtttttatattctaaaaTGAAGATATAAAGATATAAAGAAAAGTCTATAATTTTAATTGAATCCATTGGATAGAGAAACTCACCCTTGGCCTTTATTACAGCCGGACGCTACAGATTTACGACACGTTAACCttgcagagactgagaaacagcCGACTCTGCAGAATACTTCCTCTGCCTGGAATTCTGGCTTGCCCTgatatgaaattttttttttgtcagtcaaCCCGGGCAATTTCTGCTGAATGGGCACCTTTTAATTGAAGGCTGTGGTGGGAGAGGTTGTGACATCTGAACTCTGGCATTCTAGTAGAGTCAACACTGCATCCTTTCCAAAGGGCGGAGGGAGTCACCCATTGGTCGCAGGTCAGAGGGAAGGGTTCAGGTAAGTTAAGTTGGTTGAAAACCTTTTTAATTCAGCCATTGTGGAATTCTGGGATTAAGgataagaaagagagaaagaaagagaaaggaaaaagaaagaaagagcgttTGTGAGAGActgtaagagagaaagagagggtaagacAATGTGTCAGACAGAGAGTTTAAGCGAAATACAgagtatgagagagtgagagtgtgagacaatgatagagtgtgaggagagagtgagagtgtgagacaatgatagagtgtgaggagagagtgagagtgtgagacaatgatagagtgtgaggagagagtgagagtgtgagacaatgatagagtgtgaggagagagtgagtgtgagacagagagccATTTACATCATTACTCTGGGGTTTCCACTGACCTTAAtttgaagttacagcaggagatcagaCGATCCCCACAGAAATCCCAGGTGTTAGTGTTTATTAAAGTAGGGGATCAACAGATGTTGGAGAGGAAAGTCATGATAGGTTAATCATACATAGGCTCTGATTGGTGAAGAGTTGATGGACTCAGTGACCTTTGGGTTTGCTTGTGTTCTTAAAATGATTggaatatcataagaacatatcTTGCTAGGCAGGGGTGTAGAGACACACAAGTTAGGGGTGCTCAAAATGTAGTTGGATGCTTggctgggagagttagggtactagagggagggaATTGGTttgagttagggtactagagggagggaATTGGTttgagttagggtactagagggagggaATTGGTttgagttagggtactagagggagggaATTGGTttgagttagggtactagagggagggaATTGGTttgagttagggtactagagggagggaATTGGTTtgagttaggatactagagggaGGGGAATTGGTTTGAGGTAGGGCATTAGAGGGAGGGGAATTGGTGGGGGAGTTAGGGCACTAGAGGAATGAGCTTTGATGGAGGAATCAGGGTACTAGAGCAATGGGCTTTGGAGAGGGAGTCAAGGTTCTAGAGGGATAAGCTTTAATGgcccgaatggccagtttcttgaCCTTGACTTTTCTCGTGTTCTAGTATGGTTCCAAATAACCGCATTGGATTCCATTGATTGAGACAATACTTGACATTGCCATCAGGTGGAGCTAAAGCAAAATAGATGCTATTTGTTCGTGAGCTGGTGATCAAATAAAGTTTGTCGTTTTTGAAAACAGCAGCCATGTCAGCTTTGTGTTTTCCTGACCTGTAGAAATAAAATTGGCGAAGTAAGTCCAAAATTTGCTGAGAATAGACATGGAATTGGCGTAGTAAATTTTGAAtggtatagaaaaagttaatcTGCAACATAATCTGGATCAAACCGTGAAGTAGGACAAGGAAGCAAAGGTCCAAACTGGGGAAATTGGGACTGACCCCAGAAAGttcttcacacacagagtgacgaACATTTGGAATCAACTCTGGGCAGGATATTGGAAGCAAAAATTCTGGGGATCCCAAagcactaggggccataaatataatacagttgctaataaatcccaTAAGGAACTcacgagaaacttctttacccagaggatggataaaatgtggaacttgctaccacatggagcagttgaggtgaatagcatagatgtatttaaggggaagctagataaacacatgcgggagaaatgaatagaaggatatgctgatagggtgagatgaaggagggtgggaggaggctcatgtggagcataaacaccggcatggaccagttgggccgaatggcctgtttctgcgctgtaaattctaagtaatttAAGGAACAGCTGCACACTGTGATGGTGAGACTGTAGCGTCTTTCAGGATGGATGAGCTAAGTTTATAAAAATTAATTCTGGGAATGCGGACGTCGCTGGcgcggccggcatttattgcccatccctagttgccccttgagaaggtggtggtgagccgtcttcttcttgaaccgctgcagtccgtgtggcgaaggttctcccacagtgctgtgaggtcgggagttccaggattttgacccagtgaccttCCAAATCCATACCTCTCTTATGATCTCGTGGGTGAAGATACAGAGACAGGATTAATAGGCCGCTGAACAAATTAAACGATACAGTGAGGGTTAGGAGCTGGAATTTAATGCTGAtaacagaaaggtgatgttagaACAGGAAACATGGAACTGTTTcggttgttcttgggatgtgggccgtACTGGCATGCctgtatttattgcccaatcCCTTGGTGCTctgaaggcattaagagtcaaccacatagtgtgagactggagtcacgtgtaggccagaccaggtagggatgACTGGATCCCTTCCCCGAAGGAGATTAGTAAACCGATTGGGTTATAGCAACAATCTGTCAACTTTCACGGTCATTTTCTCTGGCCCCAAcccacacattaccagatctattgAACTCAGTTTCACAGCTTTCCAGGGTTGCGATTGTGATCTCActacctctggattgctagtccagtaccatatctACTGGGTTAACGTATCCAGTGTACACGATAAAGAGATATCAATTAGCAAAGGTGGGGAAGAAAATAGTTTTCGCtgtaaataaccagttaatgcGAAGCTGTTATTAATAAGTCTAGGATGTATCGCAGTGGCATTTGGTTTTAACGTATATCTGGTTATGACCTGGTTATGACCCGGGCTGAGGGTTATAAGGATATGCACGGTTGGAGATAATTGAGtcttgtctggagtgtgatggtaGCTGAGCAGCTGGAACCAGGGAAGTGCCTTGTTAAGGAAGGGAATAGGTCAAGGATCTATAATGTAATTGGAAGAGAGGTATTTGGTGGCGAGGCAGGGAGGAACTTTGCAGAACTTCTCCCCCGGTGATTGATAGAGTTGGGTAAAGTCTACAATTGTTGGAAAGAATCCTCAGGGAAGGTAATTACGCTCGACTCTCGAATATTCAACCATTCTCATATCTTCACTGGTCAACCCTGCCCTCCACAGGCAGCACACTCCATGCTAGCTGTAGAGACCGTGGATTCCCGCTGAGTATTTAACTAAATGCTtggtctttctccccctctctttcccttttcCACTGAATTTCCTGCAATTCCttcctctcctttcttgaaggtgTTGATTCTTTGCCAGGTGGGGTCAATGGGAGCCGATAGGCCTACAATAGCATGGCCTAGTCAGGTGTCACCCAAGGCAGAGAGTggccagcaggctattcaactgcggTGGCATCACCGCCGAGCATTGAATTTGTCTTCATTCAgtgtccacaccattcacctttcagcaagggtcactgggctggagaggaaccatggctgattgtCACCTCTCCCTAGCCAAGGTCTAACGAGCCCAATGGTAGCTGTCCTACAGTTGTCCTGTCTATGGCACACACTGGGTATTTCGCTGGTTGATATGACTGATCCATTGAGCTGCTGGATGGAGCCCTGAGGAGTCTCAGATACAGCACATCGAGGTCCAGTTCTTGGATTCTTGGTGCAAATAAAGAGGTCAGGCTTAAATGACAATATCTTGAAAGCCTCCTGCTGTGAACAGGGTTATCTTGGGGTGCTGCAGTCtgagaggaatttgatacaatTTGATCTGAATTCATAGAACACCTTTAAAGAAAAACATATatatgccgtaaatttctatgattctatgaagatatATGTAACTCCCTCTACTCtgatccatcaaacactcccagggcaggtacagcacgggttagatacagagtaaagctccctctacactgtcccatcaaacactcccagggcgggtacagcacaggttagatacagagtaaagctccctctacactgtcccagcaaacactcccagggcaggtacagcacgggttagatacagagtaaagctccctctacactgtcccatcaaacactcccagggcaggtacagcacgggttagatacagagtaaagctccctctacactgtcccatcaaacactcccagggcaggtacagcacgggttcgatacagagtaaagctcccgccaCTCTCTCCCAACAATCTGCCCAAACCTCAGAAGAACATCTATTACTGAAACCTGTGGCTCATTATCTTTTCCTACAAATCTATATTTACAGCGATTCTGGGTGAGAACTTTTACCAATTTGTTCTcagctttgggacattttgtatTGCAGCTCTTAGAAATCGATTGAGGCTGCACAAAATGCAGTTCACTTAGCACTTTTACAGAGAGAGACCTTTGTCTATGcgttggattcaaacccaggtcccagaagtACAAGGTCAGCGTTCTGAATCACTGTGCACCCAGCTATTCCCTGCTTCTGTGAGATTTGGACCTTTGGGGGGGACGAGAGGTGGGGGTAGTATTTATTGTAATCTGTACCAGAAATCGAAAATCTGTAGCAGAGATTGGAAGTCGGCAGGTTTGTTGTGGAACAGCAGGTTCGATGCTAGTTGttgcagtgtcagccgtggctaaatgggtagaaggtcatgggttcgagccccactccagagacttgagcacaaaatccaggctgacgctcccagtgccagtaccgagggagtgctgcactttcggaggtcccgtctttcggatgagacattaaactgatgccccgtctgccctctcagctggacgtaaaagatcccacaacactatttcaaagaagagcaggggagttctccctggcaaatatttatccctcaaccaacatcactgaaacagattatctgctcattatcacattgctgtttgtgggatcttgctgtgtgtaatctGGCTGCTGCGTTgcttacactacaacagtgattacactttggaagtatttcattggctgtaaagtgctttgggacatcctgaggtcatgaaaggcacgatataaaatacaagttctttctttttaacaaTTCCTGCCTCTTACCTCTCCACGACCAGGCAttagtcctggccaacatccctgGTCATCTCCCCAGCCTCGCATCGCTGtcccccagcttcttttctctctccccagcctCGCCTCGCAGCCCCCGGCTGGGACCCCCTGGGGGCCGGCCTCTCCTCGATCATCCAGGCTGGGCTCGAGCCCCTGGAGCCTGGCCTCACCGCTCGTCAGCTCGTCCTCTCCCTGCCCGGCCCCACAGTGCGGCCCGCAgaccgggaccgggaccgggaccgcCTCCCGCCAGCTCCTCTTCTCCCTGGCCGGCCGCCCCTCGCAGCTGACGGCCTCCACCCGCTCTCCTCGGCCTCGCGGGGCGGGGCGCACTGTGGCTTCGGTCACTCCGCCTTCCTTCGCCTCGTCGCTGTGGAACGAAGGCAAAAACAAAACACCCGATCAAAAGGGAACAAAGGTAATCAGAGAGTGAAGGAGAAAAACCAGCTACATTGGAAAAGAAACATCCTTGATGAGTATGGAGGCGTGGGATCAAGCttatacatcgagttacatcgaaactacagcacagaaacaggccattcggcccaactggtccatgccggtgtttatgctccacacgagcctcctccctccctactccatctcaccctatcagcatatccttctattcctttctccctcttgtgtttatctagcttccccttaaatgcatctatactattcgcctcaactactccttgtggtagcgagttccacattctcaccgctctctgggtaaaggagtttctcctgaattccctattggatttattagcgactatcttatatttatgatctatagttttggtctcccccacaagtggaaagattttctctacctctaccctacCGAAACatatcataatcttaaagatctctatcaggtcagctctcagccttctcttttctagagaaaagagccccagcc comes from the Heptranchias perlo isolate sHepPer1 chromosome 21, sHepPer1.hap1, whole genome shotgun sequence genome and includes:
- the zgc:171482 gene encoding zinc finger protein translates to MKSAGTGDTELFTDSYCNICNAQLISESQRVAHYESKKHANKVRLYYMLHPEDGGPPSKKLRPDNPDSDDGEVDKNKCCTLCNMFFTSAIVAQSHYQGKTHAKRMRLVLGEASVPPRVTANESPPDVLRPTTHVYSSLGPTVDNFDSGKFCQLCSAWFNNPMMAQQHYEGKKHKKNAARAKLLEQLGETLDSEALRALKSSYTCNICNVILNSVEQFHAHLQGSKHQSNDEAKEGGVTEATVRPAPRGRGERVEAVSCEGRPAREKRSWREAVPVPVPVCGPHCGAGQGEDELTSGEARLQGLEPSLDDRGEAGPQGVPAGGCEARLGREKRSWGTAMRGWGDDQGCWPGLMPGRGENPRTGPRCAVSETPQGSIQQLNGSVISTSEIPSVCHRQDNCRTATIGLVRPWLGRGDNQPWFLSSPVTLAERSGKHKADMAAVFKNDKLYLITSSRTNSIYFALAPPDGNVKYCLNQWNPMRLFGTILEHEKSQGQETGHSGH